Sequence from the Clostridium butyricum genome:
TATTAGAAATCTAAATGGAGAAGAAGCAGAAAAATTGTTAAATGAAACTCAAAATCTTGGTGGAGAGACACATTTAGAGCAAAGTATATCATGTATAGGAGTTCCAACATGTCAAATCGGACTTTTAGAAAGTCAGAAAATGCTTAATGAGATTATAGAGTATTTTAAAGAAAAGAATTATACAAAAGATGTATTACCAAGAGTACATATTTCTGGATGTGGAAATTCTTGTGGGATACATGAAGCTTGCCTTATAGGTCTTACTGGAAAGAAGAAAAAAGTTGATGATGAACTTCAGGATACATTTGAACTTCATATAAATGGTTCGTTTGAAGAGGGAAGTGCTAGACTAGGAAAAGTATATGGTCAGATTTTAGCAAAAGAAATTCCAGAATTCTTATATGAACTGTCACTTTTGATTGAAAAGAAAAATATGAATTTTCATGACTTTATAGATAAATATGAAAACGAACTTGAAGATCTAGTCGATAAATATAAAAAGTAAAATAAAAATAGGTTGCTGAGTAATTATTTAACACAGCAACCTATTTTAGTTTCATACAGATGGCAAGATATTATTTAGTTATGTTTTGTGATACAATTTTTAGTGTAAATAAATATATTGCAAGTATAGTTTTATTTACACTGAAAGTACATTGTAATGAAATGTTTATAGGATTTCATTAAGTTATATGTAAGAAAATATGATTGATTAAAATTAAAAATATATATAGCACATAAATACAAATGAGAACCTATCATTTATATAATGTAGTTTATTAGTAGTTATAAAAGGCTATTTAAATTGATAAAAAATTGCAATATAAATTAATATATGTATAATTATTATGAATGATAAAAGACGGAGTGAAGAAAAATGAGAATGAGAAAAAAACCTTGGGCGAGACCTGAGCTTGAAAGTTGTGAATTTTTTATTATAAATCCAAAAGAAAACAAAGGAAAATGGATAGAAACTTTTAAAAATAAAGAGAATCCTATTTATTTAGAGCTTGGTTGTGGAAAAGGCACGTTTATGGCTGTTCATGGAAGTGAGAATCCCAATGTAAATTATATTGCAATAGATATAAAAGATGAAGTTTTAGGTTTAGCTAAAAGAAACATTGAAAAGGCTTTTGAAGAAAGAAATAGAGAAGTTGACAATGTGAAACTTATGGCACAGGAAATAGGACTTATAAATGAGATGCTTGGTGATGGCGATTCAATTGATAGAATATATATTAATTTTTGCAATCCATGGCCAAAAGAAAAACATAAAAAGAGAAGGCTTACTCATACAAGACAATTAAATCAATATAGAAACTTTTTAGGGGATAATGGGGAGATTTATTTTAAAACCGATGATGATGAATTATTCGAAGAATCTCTTGAATATTTTAAAGAAAGTAAGTTTACAATTAAATATATAACATATGATCTTCACAATAGTGATTTTGAAGGAAATGTTGAAACAGAACATGAAAGAATGTTCACAGAACAGGGAATTAAAACGAAGTTTTTAATTGCAGTTAAAGGAAATTAGTACATAAATATAGAGTTTTATTTTAAATTTAATATAATTGCAGTATTTAAATAAAATCTGCAAAATGATAATAATTAAGAATGCCAATTGATAGTAATAATGATAAAAATAGAAGAAATTCATCAGAGTTTCAATAATAACTGTCAATTGAATAAGAGGAAGGAAGAAGAACATGGAAGGTATTTGGATAGAAGTTAGTGTAATTACAAAAAGCGAGGCGTTAGAACCAATTTCGGGAATATTTTATGGATTAGGATGTCCTAATGTTGCAATTGAAGATCCACAAGATTTATTATCTAGGGATCAAGGACCTTTAACTTGGGATTTTGCAGATATAAATATATTAGAACATAAGGGAAATGCAGCAGTTGTTAAAGCTTATTTCTCTCAAGATGATAAAGTTGATGAAATTATTGATACAGTTAAAAAAGGTCTTGAAGAATTAAAGAAAATGGATATTGAAATTGGTGAAGGTAGTGTAAGCTACAAAGAAATGCATGAAGAAGACTGGGCAAATAACTGGAAGCAGTACTACAAACCTGTTAAGATAACTGACAAAATTGTAATAAAACCAATATGGGAACAATATGAAGAATCAGAAAAAGATTTAGTTATAGAACTAGATCCAGGAATGGCATTTGGAACAGGAACTCATGAAACAACAAGAATGTGTATTCAAGCTTTAGATAAATATGTTGAACCTGATACAACTGTATTTGATGTTGGGTGCGGATCAGGAATACTTGCAATTGCAGGTGCAAAGCTTGGAGCAAAACATGTTGTAGGAGTTGACTTAGATCCAGTTGCAGTTGATTCAGCTAAGGAAAATGTAGGATTTAATAATCTTGATAATATTGAAATATTAGAAGGAAATCTTTTAGATGTAGTTGAAGGTAAAGCTGATATAGTAGTTGCCAATATAATCGCTGAAATAATATGTATATTAACAGCTGATGTTAAAAAAGCCCTTAATGAAGGGGGATTATTTATAACTTCAGGAATAATTCATGATAGAGTTGAAATGGTTACAGACAAATTAAAAGAATGTGGTTTTGAAGTTATGGAAATTAACAAGGATGGAGAATGGAACTGCATAGTTGCTAAATCTATCGGATAGGAGAGTTTATGCATAAATTTTTTACAGAACCTCATAATATTAATGAAAATGTAGGAATAATTGTTGGTGAAGATGTGAAACACATTTACAAAGTTTTAAGACTTAGTGAAGGTGAAGAAATTATTCTTAATAATTGTGAAGGTATAGAGTATTTAGGAAAGATAAATTCCATAAATAAGAGTGAAGTTATAGTAGATATAATTCAGAAGCTTGATACAAATAATGAGAGTGATATAAAGATTTATCTTTTTCAAGGGCTTCCAAAGGGGCAAAAGATGGATCTTATAGTTCAAAAGGGAACTGAATTAGGGATTAATGAATTTATACCAACAATTACTGATAGAGTTGATGTTAAACTTAAAGGAGAATTTAAAAAGCTAGATAGGTTAAATAGAATTGCCTTAGAAGCAAGCAAACAATCAAAACGAAGCATAATTCCTAAAGTTAAAGAAGTAATAAATTTTGAAGAAGCTATGTTAAACTTGGAGAATATGGATCTTGTTATCGTTCCGTATGAAAATGCAGAAAACTTTGGAGTTAAAACTCTTATGAAAAAATTAAGAGAAGAAAAAGAAGATTTGAGTTATATACATAATGTAGGTATAGTAATTGGTCCAGAAGGCGGATTTGAGGAAGATGAAATTAAAGAGTTAAGCAATCGTGGTGCATATATTGTAACTCTTGGAAGAAGAATTTTACGTACAGAAACAGCAGGATTTACTGCTACTGCATTAATTCAGTATGAATTAAGTGATTTAGGAGGAAACTAGATTAATGGCAAGCCAAATTAAAATAATGAGAGCAACAGGCGATATGGCTAAAATTAAAACAACTGCTGATAAGGTAGTTAGAAAAAATACTGATGGAAAACAGTATGTAGCCTTTTCAACATTAGGTTGCAGAGTAAACCATTATGAAACAGAAGCTATGGCAGAAAAGTTCATAAGAGAAGGTTATGAAATAACAGACTTTAGCAATTTTGCAGATGTTTATGTTGTAAATACATGCTCAGTAACAAATATGAGTGATAAAAAATCAAGACAGATAATAAGCCGAGCAAGAAGAATAAATGAAAATGCTATAATTGCTGCTGTTGGATGTTATTCACAGGTATCACCAGAAGAAGTAGCAAAAATAGAAGGTGTTGATGTTGTTCTAGGAACAAGAAACAAAGGTGATATTGTTTATTATGTAAATAAAGCCAAGGATGAAAAGGAATCACAAATTGTTGTTGGAGAAGTTCTTAGAAATAAGGAATTTGAAGATTTAAATATAGAAGAATATCAAGATAAAACAAGAGCGTTTTTAAAGATACAAGATGGATGTAATAGATTTTGTGCTTATTGTTTAATACCATATACAAGAGGTGCAGTTTGTTCTAAGGATCCTGAAAAAGTCATAAGTGAGATAAAGAAACTTGCGGAACATGGGTTTAAGGAAATAATATTATCAGGAATTCATACAGCATCATATGGTGTTGATTTAGAAGGCGATGTTTCTTTAATGACAATATTAGAGGAAATAGAAAAAGTTGATGGCATAGAAAGAGTAAGAATAGGATCAATAGAACCTTGTTTCTTTACAGATAGTGTTATCGAAAAAATGAAAAGTATGAAAAAGTTATGCCCACAGTTTCATTTATCTCTTCAAAGTGGGTGCGATACAACTTTAAAGAGAATGAATAGAAGATATACTGCAAAGGAATATGAAGAAGCAGTATATAAAATCAGAAAGAACTTGAAAGATGCTTCAATTACTACTGATGTTATAGTAGGATTTCCCGGTGAGACTGATGAAGAATTTAATTTAACTTATGAATATTTGAAGAATTTAAAATTAACAAAAACTCATATATTTAAATTCAGTCCAAGAAAAGGAACCAAAGCAGCAACTATGGATAATCAGATTGATGGAACAATTAAAGAAAAAAGAAGTAAAGCTTTGATTGAT
This genomic interval carries:
- the trmB gene encoding tRNA (guanosine(46)-N7)-methyltransferase TrmB, which translates into the protein MRMRKKPWARPELESCEFFIINPKENKGKWIETFKNKENPIYLELGCGKGTFMAVHGSENPNVNYIAIDIKDEVLGLAKRNIEKAFEERNREVDNVKLMAQEIGLINEMLGDGDSIDRIYINFCNPWPKEKHKKRRLTHTRQLNQYRNFLGDNGEIYFKTDDDELFEESLEYFKESKFTIKYITYDLHNSDFEGNVETEHERMFTEQGIKTKFLIAVKGN
- the prmA gene encoding 50S ribosomal protein L11 methyltransferase, whose amino-acid sequence is MEGIWIEVSVITKSEALEPISGIFYGLGCPNVAIEDPQDLLSRDQGPLTWDFADINILEHKGNAAVVKAYFSQDDKVDEIIDTVKKGLEELKKMDIEIGEGSVSYKEMHEEDWANNWKQYYKPVKITDKIVIKPIWEQYEESEKDLVIELDPGMAFGTGTHETTRMCIQALDKYVEPDTTVFDVGCGSGILAIAGAKLGAKHVVGVDLDPVAVDSAKENVGFNNLDNIEILEGNLLDVVEGKADIVVANIIAEIICILTADVKKALNEGGLFITSGIIHDRVEMVTDKLKECGFEVMEINKDGEWNCIVAKSIG
- a CDS encoding RsmE family RNA methyltransferase; translated protein: MHKFFTEPHNINENVGIIVGEDVKHIYKVLRLSEGEEIILNNCEGIEYLGKINSINKSEVIVDIIQKLDTNNESDIKIYLFQGLPKGQKMDLIVQKGTELGINEFIPTITDRVDVKLKGEFKKLDRLNRIALEASKQSKRSIIPKVKEVINFEEAMLNLENMDLVIVPYENAENFGVKTLMKKLREEKEDLSYIHNVGIVIGPEGGFEEDEIKELSNRGAYIVTLGRRILRTETAGFTATALIQYELSDLGGN
- the mtaB gene encoding tRNA (N(6)-L-threonylcarbamoyladenosine(37)-C(2))-methylthiotransferase MtaB; the encoded protein is MASQIKIMRATGDMAKIKTTADKVVRKNTDGKQYVAFSTLGCRVNHYETEAMAEKFIREGYEITDFSNFADVYVVNTCSVTNMSDKKSRQIISRARRINENAIIAAVGCYSQVSPEEVAKIEGVDVVLGTRNKGDIVYYVNKAKDEKESQIVVGEVLRNKEFEDLNIEEYQDKTRAFLKIQDGCNRFCAYCLIPYTRGAVCSKDPEKVISEIKKLAEHGFKEIILSGIHTASYGVDLEGDVSLMTILEEIEKVDGIERVRIGSIEPCFFTDSVIEKMKSMKKLCPQFHLSLQSGCDTTLKRMNRRYTAKEYEEAVYKIRKNLKDASITTDVIVGFPGETDEEFNLTYEYLKNLKLTKTHIFKFSPRKGTKAATMDNQIDGTIKEKRSKALIDLNEKNEGNFSRSLVGRDMDVLVEQEVSKKPGVFEGYTRNYVKVEIVNGSEEIIGKIVPCRIEEANGDYVTGKLL